Genomic window (Desulforapulum autotrophicum HRM2):
GGCTGGTCCGGATCGTTGGGTGAGATCAGGCTCAGATAATAGGGGGTAATACTCAAGGGCAGCTGGGATTCAGAGTTGACCATGAACTCATCCTCGGACAGGGATATCATCCGACCGAGTCGTTCGTGGGTCCGGACCCGGTTGGCTATCTGCCACTGCCAGTCGTTCCACTCCCGGTCCAGGACCTTTGGAAAAAATTGTTTCCGAAATGCCCGGGTGGCCGGTGTGGTTCTGGGGCTCTGGGGAACCAGTTGCATCCTTGCAGCAGGTATTTGAAAGTTTTGTTTAAAAGCATAGGCGCTGGCCAGGGGAGGGGCCGGGGAGGGGGTATGAACATGACCTCTGCTCGGAGGCTCTTCGTCTTCCATAATAAGAGTTTCCTGGGTTGCATAACCAGATTGATGCATGATGTCTCCTTTGTCTACTGGGGATGGATTTAAAATCTTTCCCCTGGGGTGAATGGATCTTTCAAAAGATTCTTTTAAGGGCTCCTATAGCAAACATCATACCTGTTGTTATTTCCGGGAATAATTTTATTTGTGGATGCCGGCGGGACAGGCGTTTTTATTCAGTGTTAACCCATATAAATTATTTTATTGGGTTGATATTGCGATCAAGGACGGAAGGTCTGATTCGGTTTCAGTCCAACTGGAAGTAAAAAGTCTGGTTTTGAAGACGGGACAGGCAGGCAAAGGACATGGGATGTCCCTTTTTTATGGATTCAGGATCAGGGGGTGGTGGACATTTTTTTATCGGATTTAAACCCGTTTTTATCGATTTTGTACCTCTGGATGAGTCTGTTGAGCTGCCTGGGGGTGATGCCGGCTTTTTTTGCAGCCGGGGTAATTTTGCCGCTGGTCTGTTTGAGAAGATTTTTGATATAGGTCTGTTCAAATTCATGGATGACCCTGTGACGGGCTTCGGCAAGGCAGAGATCTTTGTTGTCACACGCCGGCGCAACCGTTTGCCAGGAGTGCATCATCATTTCATGGGGGAAATTCTCAGGGCTCAGAACCTGTCCTGTTTCAAGAATATAGGCCCGTTCCAGGAGGTTCTCAAGTTCCCGGATATTACCCGGCCAGTCATAGTCCTGGAATCCCTCGTGCACGGCGGGATGGAGTCGGGAAATCCCTTTTCCATATTTGGCATTTAATTTGGCAAGCAGCACGTCCACAAGGGAAGGCAGATCTTCCAGACGATCCTTAAGGGACGGCAGTGCAATGGGGAATATGTTGAGCCGGTAATAAAGATCCTTTCGAAATTTTCCCTGTTCGACCATCTGGACAAGGTCTGCATTGGTGGCGGCAATGATCCTCACATCCGCCGTCATGATCTGCTCTCCGCCCACCCTGGAAAAGGTGCCATCCTGGAGGACCTGAAGCAGTTTTATCTGGGCTGGACCTGTGATGGTTCCGATTTCATCCAGAAAAATGGTTCCGCCCTGGGCCATTTCAAATTTCCCGGGTTTCCTGCGGTCTGCACCGGTAAAGGCGCCTCGTTCATGGCCAAAGAGTTCGCTTTCCAGGAGTGTGTCTGGAATGGCCCCGCAGTGGACCGCAATAAACGGTTTTTCTGATCTCAGGCTGTGCCAATGGATGAGGCGTGAAAACAACCCCTTGCCTGTGCCCGTGTCCCCAAGCAACAGCACCGTTGCAATGGTCGGTGCCACGGACCGGATGTTATCATACACCTTTCGCATGGCGGCGTTGCGGGATTGAACGATCTCAAGCCATTCGGTTTTCCAGAACCGATCCCTGAGATAGTCAAGTTCCAGGTCCTTGACCATGGCGTGGTTTGTCGCTTGGATAACCAGCCTGATTTCCCCTGGATCCACGGGTGTGGTGATGTAATCATCGGCCCACTCTTTTACGGCCTTTACCACACGTCTTACCTGGTCCCGGGGGGCCATGGCAATGAACTGAACCAGTGGGTTTGTCGCCATAAAAGGCTTTGTCACCCGGTTGACATCCCTGGACCCGGGGGAGTCGGCAAGAAGCGCCATGTCCACAATGATATAGTCAAAGGGCTTTCGGTTATGGGCTGCTACCCCGGATGCAACATCAGTCCCATGGCTGACCCGGCCGTCTTTGGAAAACGCCTCAGCTATGGAAGGAACAATATTTGTGTCGGTTGATAGGACCAGAATGTTTTTCATGGTGGGTGAAGAAATACCAGTCCTGGGACCTGACTGTCAATCAAAAATGGCGTGCATGCCGCCAATCTTTCTTCCACAGTATGGCTTGGGCCGGAATCGGGGAATCAGCATCTGTCAGTGTTGACGACGGTCCATGGCAAATGTGTGGATTTCCATTTCCCGGGAGCCGTTGTTTTGTCTGAGTATTCCCCTGGCCTGCACCGTTTTTCTCAGGCAGGACATGAGGGCAAGGCCCCTGTCGTCCGGGGCAACGATGATTTTTCCCTCATCATAGGTGGCAATGGCAATCTTGAGAATATTGCCCTGGTCGTCCCAGTCCGTTGGAACGACAATGCCGTAAATGGTTATTTCCTGGGTCTGCATAATGATTTTCTCTTCAAATTTCGTGCCAGGCAGCGTGTCGGGTCGGGTGGGGAGGTCTTTTGACGACCCTAACAGGGAACCGCTTTGAAATGTCTCTCCTATTGAAATCCCGGGGACTCCCTGGTATCATCCCTTGACTGTTTAAATACCAAGTTTAAAGGAAAGGAGCCCCATGGCAAACCATTATTCGTTCAACCGCATGGAACTTGCCGGGTCCTTCGGGGATCTGGGAACCATTCTTCCCCTTGCCATAGGCATGATAATGGTCAATGGGTTAAGCCCCCACGGCCTGTTCTTTTCAGTGGGTCTTTTTTATCTTTTTTCAGGTGTCTACTATGGGGTGACGGTTCCTGTTCAGCCCATGAAGGTTATCGGGGCCTATGCCGTTGCCACCTCCCTGACCCCTTCCCAGATTGGGGCGTCAGGGCTTTTGGTCGGTCTTTTTCTCCTGGTGCTCGGGGGAACGGGTGCCATGGGGCTTCTGGGTAAATATATTCCAAAATCCGTGGTCAGGGGAGTTCAAATGGCCACGGGAACCCTTCTCATGGCCCAGGGGGTGAGGTTCATGGCCGGTACGTCCAAGTACCAGCTTGTCCAGGGAATGGTTGAACCCCATCTGAACGTACAGGCCTTCGCTGGAATGCCCGTGGGCATCGTCATTGGGATCATCGGTGCCGTGATAACCCTTTTTTTCCTTGATAATAAAAGGTTCCCGGCAGGAATCCTGGTGGTCATATACGGCTTTGTCCTGGGGCTTGTCTGGGGGATTCATGGCAGTCTTAATCTGTTTATACCCGGAATCTTCATGCCTGAACTCCTCCCCTTTGGTTTTCCTTCGGGGGCTGATTTTTCGTTTGTTCTGATCGCCCTTGTTCTTCCCCAGTTGCCCATGACCATTGGAAACGCGGTTGTGGCCAATGCCGATCTCTCCCGGGATTATTTTGGCGACAACTCAAAACGGGTCACCTACAAGGCTCTTTGCATCTCCATGGGTCTTGCCAACCTTGTGAGTTTCATGGTGGGGGGAATGCCCCTGTGCCACGGGGCAGGGGGGCTTGCGGCCCATTATCGGTTCGGCGCCAGAACGGCCGGTTCCAACCTCATGATCGGGCTGATTTTTCTTGTGCTTGCCATTTTTCTTGGTCCCCATATCCTTGGACTGATCAACCTGATTCCCTTTTCCGTTCTCGGGGTGCTTTTGATCTTTGCCGGAAGCCAGCTCAGTCTCACCCTCCTTGATATAAACGACCGCAAGGATCTGTTTGTGGTTCTGATCATGCTGGGGATCACCCTTGCATCCAACCTTGCCGTTGGCTTTATCGTGGGAATCGTACTTTCCTATGCCCTGAAGTCAGACCGGATGGCCGTTTAAAGGGGAAAAATTCCATGAACCGGTTCGTTCCTGTCTGTGTATTTTTATCTGTTTTTCTTGTGGCTCTGTTTGTTCTGGTCTACCCGGCAATGGCCCTTGAGCCTTCTGAAATTCTTGTGATCGCCAATAAGAACGCCTCTGAAAGTCTGGGCCTTGCCCGCTACTACATGGAACAGCGCAAGATTCCGAAAAAAAATCTGCTGACCCTATGGCTGACAGATAAAGAAACCTGCACACGGGAGGTTTACCTTAAAAAGGTGGCCGTTCCTGTTCGGCGTTACCTTGACAGTGTACAGGGGCAAAATATTCGATGCCTTGTGACCATGTACGGCATACCCCTTAAAATTTCACCGCCAGACCCCGTGGGTGAAGAGAGTCTTGCCCTTCACCGGTTTGAAAATGAGAAAAAACGTATTGAAGAACGCCTGGCAGACATGAAAACCGATGAACCGTCGAAAACCGGTTTAACTGCCAGGCTCAAAAAGCTCAACCAGTCGCTTAAGTCGTTTAATCAGCGAAATGACAAATGGGCAGCCCTTGATTCAGAGCTCACCCTGGTAACAAGGGAAGACTACCCCCTTGGATTCTGGCTCGCCAACCCCTTTTACTATCCCCTGAAGGATCAATCCATGCCACTGAAAAAGTCGGACATCACCATGGTGTGCCGATTGGACGGTCCGGACGCTAGGACCGTGAAGCGGGTGATTGCCGATTCGATTTATGCAGAAACGAACGGTCTTGCCGGTATCGGCTATTTTGATGCAAGGTGGGTAGAACCTCCCAATGACAAATCCTTGTCCGGCTATGCCCTCAACGACAAGTTGATCCACCTTGCGGCAGGGGCCGTTAAACAAAGCGGACTTGCCGAAAATGTTGTGATTGATGACACCGGACGGCTGTTTCAACCCGGGGAATGCCCGAATGCAGCCCTTTACTGTGGCTGGTACAGCCTTGCCAACTATGTGGACGCCTTTACCTGGAACCGGGGCGCCGTGGGGTTCCATGTGGCAAGCAGCGAGTGTGCAACCCTCAGGGCAGGAACCAGCAACGTATGGTGCAAGCGCATGCTTGAAAGGGGAATTGCCGCAACCGTGGGACCCGTGGGTGAACCCTATGTCCAGTCGTTTCCCAATGCCGAGATTTTTTTCCGGCTGCTCTGCGACGGTTATCTCTCCCTGGTGGAATGCTATTATGTGAGCCTGCCCTTTGTTTCGTGGAAAATGGTGCTGGTGGGAGATCCCCTGTATCGGCCCTATAAAAAATTTCGAAAATAACCGGCACGGCCGGAGCGCGTTATGGCTCCGGCCTCAACGAATGATGAAACGCCTCTGTTTACAATGCTTCGGTGAGTGTTTCATATAAAAATTCATATGTCCTATCGGACACAACGAAGCATGAAACTCGATGATGCAGGCCAGGCGATCGTACCATTGCGCCCTCTTTGGTTACCCTGACCGGAACGGTAAACGTCGGGGGGATTTTTGCCCTTCCAGACTAAAGCGCAGGAACTGCGGGCTAAAGTCCTCAAACAGCCTGCGCTTTTTAACGCCTGGAAGGGCAAAAATCCTACCCCTTTGGTTTACAATGTTCCGGTCAGGGAAACCAAAGAGGGCTCGAAAGTCGAGACTTTTACAATGATGTTTCGGTAGGTGTTTCATATAACCCACATGTCCTGCCGGACACAACGAAGCATGAAACTCGACAGTATTAGGCCGGTGGGAACGGGTGTTGCACTGAACGGATTAAATGGCAACGGTGGACACGAGGTCCAAGGAGTTGCCATTTCCCTCGGAGCAGGCCATGGACGGCCTGTGAGAATGAGTGAAGGGCAACACCCGTTTCTGCCGGTCGGTCGAAGCGAGTTTCTTATAAAACCGGCACGGCCGGAGCGAGGTATGGCTCCGGCCACAACGAATGATGAAACGCCTCTGTTTACAATGCTTCGGTGAGTGTTTCATATAAAAGAATGATGAGGAGGACATACAACCCATGATCCTGAATATTGATTTCCAGAAGATAACGGATCTTTTTACCCGGGCACACAGGGATGGAAGGGATTTTCTGTACGAGCATGAAACCTATGGGCTTTTGAAAAATTCGGGAGCCGAGAGCATTCCCATGGTGAATTTCCTTGCCAAAGGAAGCAGGCCCTCCAACGAGGCGTTGAATTCAATGCCCGGTCACAGGGTGGTGTTAAAGATTGTATCTCCGACCATTGTACACAAGACCGAGGTTAAGGGGGTCAGGATCGTTGACAAGCAGCCGGGTAAAATCAGGTCCACCTGGCGCAAAATGATGGACGAGGTGCCCGAGCATTATGCCCAGTGGATTGAAAAGAACCGAACGATTGCCCCTTCCGCCTATGGGAATCTTGACCCTGACCGTCTTGTGGCTGCCATTGATGCCGACATTCGGGGGGTTCTCATGTGCCAGTTCATGCCCCCGGACTCTGACGCCTTTGGTAACGAGCTGATCGTTAGTTTAAGGCGCACCCGGGAGTTTGGCATGATCCTTACAGCAGGGCTTGGCGGAACCGATACTGAACTCTATGCCCGGCGGTTTAAAAACGGCAAGGCCGTTGTGTCGGCATCTCCTGAAATGATTGACGGGGACGGTTTCCTTGGACTGTTCAAACAAACCATAGCCTATGAAAAACTTGCCGGCAAAACAAGGGGCCAGAGCCGGATTGTTTCAGACAGTCAGCTCCTTGAGTGTTTTTCCTCGTTCCTTGAAATGGGCCGTTATTTTTCTCCTTTAAACCTTGATGCCCCCTTTGTCATTGATGAGCTTGAGGTCAACCCCTTTGCCTTTACCGACTACCAGATGGTTCCCCTGGACGGCCTGTGCCGGTTTTCAAAGCCATGCAATCGTCCCGTTTCAAGACCGGTGCAAAAGATCCATAACCTGCTCCATCCAAAACGTATTGCCCTCATCGGCGTCTCTGCAACAAAGATGAATTTTGGACGGATTATTCTCAGGAACATCCTTTCCTGCGGATTTGACCGGGAGGCGGTCACCATCGTCCGGCCGGGTGAAGATCAGATTGACGGCGTCCCATGTGTTGACTCTCTGGCTGACCTTCCTGGGAAGGTGGACCTCTTTGTGGTTGCAATTGCCGCAGAACACCTGCCAGACCTGATTGACCAGATTCTTGACCTTGACTGTGCCAACAGTGTCATGCTCATCCCCGGCGGCCTTGGCGAGAAAAAAGGCGGTGAACATCGGGCCCGGCTCATCCGGGAAAAGATCAGCAAAGCCCATCTGTCCGGCAATGGGGGACCGGTTTTCCTTGGGGCCAACTGCATGGGGGTTGTCTCCCACCCGGGCAGGTATGATACGATTTTTATCCCCGAAGAAAAGCTGCCTAAAAAGCGAGGCGGTTCCAGGAAAAAGGCTGCCTTTATCAGCCAGAGCGGCGCCTTTATCATCACCCGCATGAGCAAGGTGCCAGTCTTTGATCCGGCCTATGTCATCTCCATTGGCAACCAGAATGATCTCACGGCAGGAGACCTTGTGGACCACATCAAGGACCTTGATGAAATTGAGGTGATTGCCATCTACATGGAGGGGTTTAACGACCTGGACGGACTTGCCCTTTGCCGGGCGATCAGGGCTGCGGTCAAAAACGGCAAAGAGGTGATTTTTTACAAGGCCGGGCGCACCCCCGAAGGACAAAGTGCCACCTCAGGCCATACCGCCTCCCTTGCCGGTGATTACATGGTTTGTCACAGCTGCATCGGTCAGGCAGGTGCCATGGTGGCGAACAGCTTCACCCAGTTTGAGGATTTGTTCACCCTGAGCGTCTCCCTACACGGCAAAAAGATCGACGGCAATAGGCTCGCTGCCGTGAGCGGTGCAGGATTTGAAGCCGTTGGAATGGCAGACAGCATCCAGGGGGAGGATTATGGGATGGTAATGGCAGGGTTTAACCCGGAAACCCAGGAACGGCTGACCCGCCTGATCCGGGAGGGCGGGCTTGACACCCTGGTGGATGTGAAAAATCCCATGGACATTAACCCGTCTGCCGATGACAGACTCCATGTTGACGTGGTACGGG
Coding sequences:
- a CDS encoding sigma-54-dependent transcriptional regulator, whose amino-acid sequence is MKNILVLSTDTNIVPSIAEAFSKDGRVSHGTDVASGVAAHNRKPFDYIIVDMALLADSPGSRDVNRVTKPFMATNPLVQFIAMAPRDQVRRVVKAVKEWADDYITTPVDPGEIRLVIQATNHAMVKDLELDYLRDRFWKTEWLEIVQSRNAAMRKVYDNIRSVAPTIATVLLLGDTGTGKGLFSRLIHWHSLRSEKPFIAVHCGAIPDTLLESELFGHERGAFTGADRRKPGKFEMAQGGTIFLDEIGTITGPAQIKLLQVLQDGTFSRVGGEQIMTADVRIIAATNADLVQMVEQGKFRKDLYYRLNIFPIALPSLKDRLEDLPSLVDVLLAKLNAKYGKGISRLHPAVHEGFQDYDWPGNIRELENLLERAYILETGQVLSPENFPHEMMMHSWQTVAPACDNKDLCLAEARHRVIHEFEQTYIKNLLKQTSGKITPAAKKAGITPRQLNRLIQRYKIDKNGFKSDKKMSTTP
- a CDS encoding TIGR03790 family protein, which encodes MNRFVPVCVFLSVFLVALFVLVYPAMALEPSEILVIANKNASESLGLARYYMEQRKIPKKNLLTLWLTDKETCTREVYLKKVAVPVRRYLDSVQGQNIRCLVTMYGIPLKISPPDPVGEESLALHRFENEKKRIEERLADMKTDEPSKTGLTARLKKLNQSLKSFNQRNDKWAALDSELTLVTREDYPLGFWLANPFYYPLKDQSMPLKKSDITMVCRLDGPDARTVKRVIADSIYAETNGLAGIGYFDARWVEPPNDKSLSGYALNDKLIHLAAGAVKQSGLAENVVIDDTGRLFQPGECPNAALYCGWYSLANYVDAFTWNRGAVGFHVASSECATLRAGTSNVWCKRMLERGIAATVGPVGEPYVQSFPNAEIFFRLLCDGYLSLVECYYVSLPFVSWKMVLVGDPLYRPYKKFRK
- a CDS encoding putative sulfate/molybdate transporter, which codes for MANHYSFNRMELAGSFGDLGTILPLAIGMIMVNGLSPHGLFFSVGLFYLFSGVYYGVTVPVQPMKVIGAYAVATSLTPSQIGASGLLVGLFLLVLGGTGAMGLLGKYIPKSVVRGVQMATGTLLMAQGVRFMAGTSKYQLVQGMVEPHLNVQAFAGMPVGIVIGIIGAVITLFFLDNKRFPAGILVVIYGFVLGLVWGIHGSLNLFIPGIFMPELLPFGFPSGADFSFVLIALVLPQLPMTIGNAVVANADLSRDYFGDNSKRVTYKALCISMGLANLVSFMVGGMPLCHGAGGLAAHYRFGARTAGSNLMIGLIFLVLAIFLGPHILGLINLIPFSVLGVLLIFAGSQLSLTLLDINDRKDLFVVLIMLGITLASNLAVGFIVGIVLSYALKSDRMAV
- a CDS encoding acetate--CoA ligase family protein, whose translation is MILNIDFQKITDLFTRAHRDGRDFLYEHETYGLLKNSGAESIPMVNFLAKGSRPSNEALNSMPGHRVVLKIVSPTIVHKTEVKGVRIVDKQPGKIRSTWRKMMDEVPEHYAQWIEKNRTIAPSAYGNLDPDRLVAAIDADIRGVLMCQFMPPDSDAFGNELIVSLRRTREFGMILTAGLGGTDTELYARRFKNGKAVVSASPEMIDGDGFLGLFKQTIAYEKLAGKTRGQSRIVSDSQLLECFSSFLEMGRYFSPLNLDAPFVIDELEVNPFAFTDYQMVPLDGLCRFSKPCNRPVSRPVQKIHNLLHPKRIALIGVSATKMNFGRIILRNILSCGFDREAVTIVRPGEDQIDGVPCVDSLADLPGKVDLFVVAIAAEHLPDLIDQILDLDCANSVMLIPGGLGEKKGGEHRARLIREKISKAHLSGNGGPVFLGANCMGVVSHPGRYDTIFIPEEKLPKKRGGSRKKAAFISQSGAFIITRMSKVPVFDPAYVISIGNQNDLTAGDLVDHIKDLDEIEVIAIYMEGFNDLDGLALCRAIRAAVKNGKEVIFYKAGRTPEGQSATSGHTASLAGDYMVCHSCIGQAGAMVANSFTQFEDLFTLSVSLHGKKIDGNRLAAVSGAGFEAVGMADSIQGEDYGMVMAGFNPETQERLTRLIREGGLDTLVDVKNPMDINPSADDRLHVDVVRAIAQDSGVDAVVVGLDPLSPCIHSLPEGVRKGESLTAKTGIATLMAKAVAAIEKPVLGVVDAGRRFDPMVDLLEQGGVPVFRSSDRAVSALAKYMGCRLYIQKLF